Proteins encoded within one genomic window of Tolypothrix bouteillei VB521301:
- the chlP gene encoding geranylgeranyl reductase, with amino-acid sequence MTLRVAVVGSGPAGSSAAETLAKAGIETYLFERKLDNAKPCGGAIPLCMVSEFDLPQNIIDRRVRKMKMISPSNREVDINLEKEEEYIGMCRREVLDGYLRDRAAKLGANLINATVHKLDIPANSTDPYTIHYVEHTEGSVQGIAKTLKVDVIVGADGANSRIAKEMDAGDYNYAIAFQERIRLPQDRMIYYEDLAEMYVGDDVSPDFYAWVFPKYDHVAVGTGTMHVNKASIKQLQAGIRARAARKLAGGKIIKVEAHPIPEHPRPRRVVGRIALVGDAAGYVTKSSGEGIYFAAKSGRMCAETIVEMSNAGSRIPTEADLKVYIKRWDRKYGLTYKVLDLLQTVFYRSDATREAFVEMCDDIDVQRLTFDSYLYKTVVPANPFTQLKITAKTIGSLLRGNALAP; translated from the coding sequence TTGACACTACGGGTTGCTGTTGTTGGGTCAGGTCCAGCAGGTTCATCAGCTGCAGAAACATTAGCGAAAGCTGGAATTGAAACCTACCTATTTGAACGCAAGCTGGATAATGCCAAGCCTTGTGGCGGTGCAATTCCCCTATGTATGGTGAGTGAATTCGACCTGCCCCAAAATATTATTGACCGTCGCGTGCGGAAAATGAAGATGATATCGCCTTCCAATCGTGAGGTGGATATCAATCTGGAAAAAGAAGAAGAATATATTGGAATGTGTCGTCGCGAAGTGCTAGATGGTTATCTACGCGATCGCGCCGCCAAACTGGGCGCAAATTTAATTAATGCCACCGTTCATAAACTCGATATTCCAGCAAACAGTACCGATCCCTATACCATCCATTACGTAGAACACACAGAAGGTAGTGTTCAAGGAATTGCCAAAACCCTAAAAGTCGATGTGATTGTTGGGGCTGATGGTGCTAACTCCCGCATTGCCAAAGAAATGGATGCAGGAGACTACAATTACGCGATCGCTTTCCAAGAGCGCATTCGCCTTCCTCAAGATCGCATGATCTACTACGAGGATCTCGCCGAGATGTACGTTGGTGATGATGTGTCTCCTGACTTTTATGCTTGGGTGTTCCCCAAATACGACCACGTGGCTGTAGGTACTGGTACAATGCACGTGAATAAAGCGAGTATCAAGCAACTACAAGCTGGAATTCGCGCTCGTGCTGCCAGAAAACTCGCAGGTGGCAAAATTATTAAGGTGGAAGCACACCCCATTCCCGAACATCCCCGCCCCCGTCGGGTTGTAGGAAGAATTGCTTTAGTAGGTGATGCTGCAGGCTATGTGACTAAATCTTCTGGAGAAGGCATTTACTTTGCAGCTAAGTCGGGACGGATGTGCGCTGAAACAATTGTCGAAATGTCCAACGCCGGTAGTCGCATTCCTACAGAAGCTGACCTAAAAGTCTATATAAAACGTTGGGATAGGAAGTACGGGCTAACTTACAAGGTCTTAGATCTCCTACAGACCGTATTTTACCGTTCTGATGCCACACGTGAAGCTTTTGTGGAAATGTGTGACGATATCGATGTCCAAAGGCTAACCTTTGACAGCTATCTGTACAAGACAGTTGTACCAGCTAATCCTTTCACTCAGCTAAAAATTACTGCTAAGACCATTGGTAGTTTACTTCGCGGTAATGCTCTAGCTCCTTAA
- a CDS encoding choice-of-anchor K domain-containing protein, which yields MKLSSVLTTAVSTLTVGVVTVLGFSSQALGLTFFGDSRATWGEPIIYPGSVNTNPRYTGVGTNTFTWGDGQPKDPIYGTPANELTLKGNSFQAQENSVFKIGDLTYFNGTVPQGTNVDSVSLSLNLSFSEPFQFSEVFQYELELENTTNEGDREKDADSVVVKNTFSDRSFSFGGNDYLLELIGFSQDGGNTTVKKFRVYEDDEITAGIYARITRITPPKTVPEPASLAGLSVLSIYLLSRKNKILRNKNK from the coding sequence ATGAAACTCAGTTCAGTACTTACTACTGCTGTGTCTACTTTGACTGTGGGTGTTGTCACAGTCCTTGGTTTCTCCAGTCAGGCTCTAGGTCTAACTTTTTTCGGTGACTCAAGAGCAACTTGGGGAGAACCCATTATTTATCCAGGGAGCGTAAATACCAATCCACGCTACACAGGTGTGGGAACCAATACTTTTACATGGGGGGATGGTCAACCAAAGGACCCAATCTACGGCACACCTGCAAATGAACTGACCCTGAAGGGCAATTCATTTCAAGCACAGGAAAACTCTGTGTTTAAGATAGGTGATTTAACCTACTTTAATGGCACAGTTCCGCAAGGCACTAATGTGGACTCTGTATCATTAAGTCTCAACCTATCTTTCTCCGAACCATTCCAATTCTCTGAGGTCTTCCAATACGAGTTGGAGTTAGAAAACACAACTAATGAGGGCGATCGAGAGAAAGACGCGGATTCTGTCGTTGTTAAAAACACTTTTAGCGATCGCAGTTTCAGTTTTGGAGGGAATGACTACCTTTTGGAACTCATTGGCTTTAGCCAAGATGGTGGTAACACCACCGTGAAAAAGTTTCGCGTCTATGAAGATGACGAAATTACAGCAGGTATTTACGCCCGTATTACTCGGATTACACCACCGAAGACAGTCCCCGAACCTGCGAGCCTTGCTGGTTTATCAGTACTAAGCATCTACCTTTTATCCCGCAAGAATAAAATCTTAAGGAATAAAAACAAATAA
- a CDS encoding response regulator transcription factor: MPRILVIDDDPAISELVAVNLEMAGYDVSQAEDGIKGQALALQLQPDLIMLDLMLPRVDGFTVCQRLRRDERTAEIPVLMLTALSQTQDKVEGFNAGADDYLTKPFEVEEMLARVRALLRRTDRIPQAAKHSEILNYGPLTLVPERFEAIWFGQTVKLTHLEFELLHCLLQRHGQTVSPSEILREVWGYDPDDDIETIRVHIRHLRTKLEPDPRHPRYIKTVYGAGYCLELPSAPQSTESASTASGVD, from the coding sequence ATGCCGAGGATTCTTGTCATAGACGACGACCCTGCAATTTCAGAACTCGTAGCCGTCAACCTAGAGATGGCTGGTTACGACGTTAGCCAAGCCGAGGACGGCATCAAAGGTCAAGCACTAGCTCTCCAGCTACAACCAGACTTGATCATGCTGGATCTCATGTTGCCAAGGGTAGATGGATTTACTGTTTGCCAGCGCCTGCGTCGGGATGAGCGCACTGCTGAAATTCCCGTGCTGATGCTGACGGCTTTGAGCCAAACACAGGATAAGGTGGAAGGTTTTAATGCTGGCGCAGATGATTACCTGACCAAGCCCTTTGAAGTCGAAGAAATGCTGGCACGGGTGCGAGCGTTATTGCGGCGTACTGACCGGATTCCTCAAGCCGCCAAGCACAGTGAAATTTTGAATTACGGACCTCTAACCTTAGTTCCAGAGCGTTTTGAGGCGATTTGGTTTGGTCAAACGGTCAAATTAACTCACCTAGAGTTTGAGCTACTGCACTGTCTCCTTCAACGCCACGGTCAGACAGTTTCCCCCAGCGAAATTCTTAGAGAAGTTTGGGGTTATGACCCGGATGATGATATTGAAACCATTCGCGTACATATCCGTCACCTGAGAACTAAGTTAGAACCAGATCCCCGTCATCCCCGTTATATCAAAACCGTGTATGGCGCAGGTTACTGCTTGGAACTACCAAGCGCCCCCCAATCAACAGAAAGTGCTTCCACGGCATCCGGTGTTGATTGA
- a CDS encoding YheT family hydrolase: protein MCYPSYSPSWFLQNGLVMTVYTALRGQRYWEGTIQDPEPLYQEVIFTGAQEVPIFGKIAIPKNPRGTIVGTYGITGDLDNQWYLKILGRKAYAQGYAVVLFDWRAHGKTAELSPTLTSDGLYEGEDFTRIAATAKQMGCPGQFWFTGYSLGGQLALWAVKASVELTKENRNLGLQESDIGGAAVICPSLDSRRSLAYLVKHPLGRYLEQAIARGLEKLAWKIHEAHPGTLDPEAIKRANSIWGFDEELVIQRLGFPTVEAYYDASSALPILPHLTKPTLIIYAEDDPFFEPAIIPELQAICKSNKALELLLTRYGGHVGYISSKDCQSQAGDPDPWWAWNRTLQWLNKKNCPQLAENFS from the coding sequence ATGTGTTATCCCTCTTACAGTCCCTCATGGTTTTTGCAAAACGGTTTGGTGATGACTGTCTATACCGCTTTGCGGGGTCAGCGTTATTGGGAAGGCACGATCCAAGACCCGGAGCCGCTTTATCAAGAAGTCATTTTTACTGGGGCCCAAGAAGTACCAATTTTCGGTAAAATAGCCATTCCCAAAAATCCTCGTGGCACGATTGTTGGTACTTATGGCATTACAGGCGATTTGGACAATCAATGGTATCTCAAGATTTTAGGGCGTAAAGCATATGCTCAAGGGTATGCTGTGGTGTTGTTTGATTGGCGTGCTCATGGCAAAACAGCAGAATTGTCTCCAACGCTAACGAGTGATGGATTGTACGAAGGAGAAGATTTTACCCGCATTGCTGCCACCGCCAAACAGATGGGATGTCCCGGACAATTTTGGTTTACCGGGTACTCTTTAGGCGGGCAGTTGGCTCTGTGGGCTGTGAAAGCCTCTGTGGAACTTACCAAAGAAAATCGGAATTTGGGGCTGCAAGAGAGCGATATTGGTGGTGCAGCCGTCATTTGTCCGAGTTTGGACTCAAGGCGATCGCTCGCTTATCTGGTCAAACATCCTTTGGGGAGATATCTCGAGCAAGCGATCGCACGGGGATTAGAAAAACTTGCCTGGAAGATTCATGAAGCTCATCCTGGAACTCTTGACCCTGAGGCGATTAAGCGGGCTAACAGCATATGGGGCTTTGATGAGGAGCTAGTCATTCAGCGACTGGGCTTTCCCACAGTGGAAGCTTATTACGATGCTAGCAGTGCTCTGCCAATCCTACCACATCTTACCAAACCCACGCTAATCATTTACGCTGAAGACGATCCCTTCTTTGAACCTGCGATAATACCCGAATTACAAGCAATTTGCAAGAGTAACAAGGCATTGGAGTTGCTACTAACCCGTTATGGCGGTCATGTAGGTTACATCAGTAGCAAAGATTGCCAGAGTCAGGCAGGCGATCCAGATCCTTGGTGGGCATGGAATCGAACTTTACAGTGGTTAAATAAGAAAAACTGTCCTCAGCTAGCAGAAAATTTTTCTTGA
- a CDS encoding pentapeptide repeat-containing protein: MRDNSRGCLQKRQDEKFDRQNLREINLQGANLADASFIGTDLSLANLQDTDLSEAKLVQAQLDGTNFTGATLSGAYIQDWNITSDTKFDGVR; the protein is encoded by the coding sequence ATGCGGGATAACTCGCGGGGATGTCTCCAGAAGAGACAGGATGAAAAATTTGACCGCCAAAACTTGCGAGAGATTAACTTACAAGGAGCTAATTTAGCAGATGCTAGTTTTATTGGCACAGACTTAAGCTTAGCTAACTTGCAAGATACTGACTTATCTGAGGCAAAACTGGTACAAGCGCAGTTAGACGGAACCAATTTTACAGGTGCTACTCTCAGTGGAGCATATATTCAAGATTGGAATATCACCAGCGATACTAAATTTGATGGGGTACGGTGA
- a CDS encoding alpha-ketoglutarate-dependent dioxygenase AlkB: protein MNKPELLISELFLPNSHLLFDTLVSKIRWDERIYVRKTASFGSPYNYSNISYESCQMLDELVPVIDRLEKRFGFRPNNCLANYYPNGDSVMGFHSDSLDELIEATGISIISLGAERIITFQNKQDKSNEHNYLLKSGSLIFMPQETQRYWKHGILKQPEALGRISLTFRLLK, encoded by the coding sequence ATGAATAAACCCGAATTACTCATTAGCGAATTATTTTTGCCTAACAGTCATTTGTTATTTGATACTCTTGTATCTAAGATTAGATGGGATGAACGTATATATGTAAGAAAAACAGCTAGTTTTGGCTCACCATATAATTACTCTAACATCAGTTATGAATCATGCCAAATGCTAGATGAATTAGTTCCTGTTATTGATAGGCTTGAAAAACGTTTTGGTTTTCGTCCTAATAACTGTTTGGCAAATTATTACCCAAACGGTGACTCAGTAATGGGATTTCATTCTGACTCACTTGATGAACTTATTGAGGCTACTGGTATTTCAATTATTTCTTTAGGGGCTGAAAGAATAATTACATTTCAAAATAAACAAGACAAAAGCAATGAACATAACTACTTACTCAAAAGTGGTTCTTTAATTTTTATGCCTCAAGAAACGCAGCGATACTGGAAACACGGAATTCTTAAACAACCAGAAGCACTTGGACGCATAAGTCTAACGTTTCGGTTGTTGAAGTAG
- a CDS encoding NAD-dependent epimerase/dehydratase family protein: MVKSIVTGVAGFIGSNLVEALLKQGEEVIGIDEFNDYYDPALKRKNIAHLHNHPKFELIEGDIRALDWLTLLKDVDVVYHQAAQAGVRASWGQGFRLYTERNISATQILLEAAKDAKQLKRLVFASTSSIYGDAETLPTHEEMCPKPVSPYGITKLAAEQLCRLYHKNFGVPYVALRYFTVYGPRQRPDMAFHKFFKSVLSDEAIPIYGDGYQTRDFTFVSDAIAANLAAATVPEAVGEIFNIGGGSRVVLTEVLDTMEKIVGKPIKRNHVEKAMGDARHTAADVSKARRILGYQPQVSLAEGLAQEWHWVKSLY; encoded by the coding sequence ATGGTTAAAAGTATAGTTACTGGAGTTGCAGGATTTATAGGTTCCAACCTTGTAGAAGCTCTGTTGAAGCAAGGTGAAGAAGTCATTGGAATAGACGAATTTAATGATTACTACGATCCTGCATTAAAACGTAAGAATATCGCACACTTGCACAATCATCCTAAATTTGAATTAATTGAAGGAGATATTCGCGCCTTAGACTGGTTAACACTCTTAAAAGACGTTGACGTAGTTTACCATCAGGCAGCACAAGCGGGAGTTCGGGCAAGTTGGGGTCAAGGATTTCGTCTCTATACAGAACGAAATATCAGTGCTACACAAATTCTGTTGGAAGCGGCAAAAGATGCAAAACAGTTGAAAAGGCTAGTATTTGCTTCAACTTCGAGCATCTACGGCGATGCTGAGACTCTTCCAACTCATGAAGAAATGTGCCCCAAACCAGTTTCGCCTTACGGTATTACCAAACTTGCAGCCGAGCAATTATGCAGACTGTATCACAAAAATTTTGGTGTCCCTTACGTAGCGTTGCGTTATTTCACAGTTTACGGTCCGAGACAGCGTCCGGATATGGCGTTTCACAAGTTTTTTAAATCTGTGTTATCGGATGAGGCTATTCCTATCTATGGAGATGGTTATCAAACACGAGACTTTACCTTTGTGAGTGATGCCATAGCAGCCAATTTAGCTGCAGCGACTGTACCTGAAGCCGTGGGAGAAATCTTTAACATTGGCGGTGGTAGTCGAGTTGTACTAACCGAAGTTTTAGATACGATGGAAAAAATTGTTGGAAAACCTATTAAGAGAAACCACGTAGAAAAAGCTATGGGAGACGCCCGTCACACGGCTGCAGATGTCTCTAAAGCGCGGAGAATACTGGGTTATCAGCCTCAAGTTTCTCTAGCTGAAGGCTTGGCTCAGGAATGGCATTGGGTGAAGTCACTCTATTAG
- the purD gene encoding phosphoribosylamine--glycine ligase, whose protein sequence is MKVLVVGNGGREHALAWKLLQSKQIEQVVCVPGNGGTASMERCQNLSLSVDDFEGISQVAQREGISLIVVGPEVPLAKGITDNLQAKGFLVFGPSKAGAQIEASKAWAKALMQEASIPTARAAVFTEGEAAKSYVKAQGVPIVVKADGLAAGKGVIVAETLEQAHKAIDAIFGGQFGSAGKFVVIEEYLTGQEVSVLALTDGVSIRPLLPAQDHKRIGEGDTGENTGGMGVYAPAPIVTPELMASVQTEVLEKAIAILRAKGIDYRGVLYAGLMIGEQGEFKVLEFNCRFGDPETQVILPLLETPLEELILACVQQRLSEMPPITWKQGACATVVAASGGYPGTYEKGKAITGIDRAEASGTIVFHAGTQLNHGQLVTDGGRVLNVTGIGEDFDAALDRAYAGIQQIHFEGMYYRRDIGYRVRK, encoded by the coding sequence GTGAAAGTTTTAGTTGTAGGTAATGGAGGGCGGGAACACGCTCTTGCCTGGAAATTGTTACAATCAAAGCAAATCGAGCAGGTTGTGTGCGTGCCGGGAAATGGCGGTACGGCAAGTATGGAACGCTGCCAAAACTTGTCTTTGTCTGTAGATGATTTTGAGGGAATCAGTCAAGTTGCCCAAAGAGAGGGTATTTCTTTAATTGTCGTTGGACCTGAAGTTCCGTTAGCAAAGGGAATCACAGATAACCTTCAAGCCAAAGGTTTTCTGGTTTTTGGTCCAAGCAAGGCAGGAGCGCAAATTGAAGCAAGCAAGGCTTGGGCAAAAGCACTGATGCAAGAAGCCAGTATTCCCACAGCGCGAGCTGCGGTATTTACAGAGGGAGAAGCAGCCAAATCTTACGTCAAGGCTCAGGGAGTACCAATTGTTGTCAAAGCCGATGGATTGGCAGCTGGTAAAGGTGTCATTGTTGCCGAAACATTGGAACAAGCACATAAAGCAATTGATGCCATATTCGGAGGACAGTTTGGCAGTGCGGGAAAATTTGTCGTCATTGAAGAGTATTTAACCGGGCAAGAAGTTTCTGTGTTGGCATTGACTGATGGGGTTTCAATTCGCCCGTTGCTACCGGCTCAAGACCACAAGCGCATTGGAGAGGGGGATACCGGAGAAAATACTGGTGGGATGGGTGTTTACGCACCAGCCCCCATTGTGACACCTGAGTTGATGGCAAGCGTTCAGACAGAAGTTTTAGAGAAAGCGATCGCAATTTTACGAGCCAAGGGCATTGATTACCGGGGGGTATTATATGCTGGGTTGATGATTGGCGAGCAAGGAGAATTTAAGGTGTTGGAATTTAACTGTCGTTTTGGCGATCCAGAAACACAAGTGATACTACCACTCTTAGAAACACCTCTAGAAGAATTAATTCTTGCCTGCGTACAACAGCGCTTGAGTGAAATGCCACCCATTACTTGGAAACAAGGAGCATGTGCTACAGTAGTTGCGGCTTCTGGCGGTTATCCAGGAACCTATGAAAAAGGAAAAGCCATCACTGGCATCGATCGCGCAGAAGCATCAGGAACAATTGTATTTCACGCTGGCACTCAGCTCAACCACGGACAGTTAGTAACAGATGGCGGTAGAGTGTTAAATGTTACTGGAATCGGGGAAGATTTTGATGCAGCGCTCGATCGAGCCTACGCTGGGATACAGCAGATTCACTTTGAGGGAATGTATTATCGACGAGATATTGGGTATCGGGTAAGGAAATAG
- the nblS gene encoding two-component system sensor histidine kinase NblS produces MLAILKTIKEAIVNWWSEFTLQTKLLAAATLVVSLVMSGLTFWAINTIQLDARLNDTRFGRDLGLLLAANVAPLIADRNLTEVSQFSQRFYSSTSSVRYMLYADEEGKIYFGIPFWEPEVETSLAIKRRIQLPDDYAADADKPMVRQHRSPDGEVTDVFVPLTVDGKYLGVLAIGINPNPAAVISTNFTRDVTIAVFISIWVMVILGGVINALTITKPIKELLVGVKQIAAGNFKQQIDLPLGGELGELILNFNEMAKRLEHYEEQNIEELTAEKAKLETLVSTIADGAVLIDNNMQVILVNPTARRIFNWEGIEVVGENVLRYLPPSVEMEVKRPLYEMALGECESAEFRLLLNQTTPRTIRILLTTVVNQQRESIKGIAITVQDITREVELNEAKSQFISNVSHELRTPLFNIKSFIETLHEYGEDLSAVERREFLETVNHETDRLTRLVNDVLDLSKLESGRRYHLDGVDLSQAIEQTLRTYQLNAKDKGIELIQEVSPKLPLVVGNYDLLLQVLANLLGNALKFTQAGGKVAMRAYQLEPRTNSSDRQTSQVRVEISDTGIGIAPEDQEAIFDRFFRVENRVHTLEGTGLGLSIVRNIMEKHHSKVYLVSEVGVGTTFWFDLAVYEEEASQVGKLSTVA; encoded by the coding sequence ATGCTGGCTATTTTAAAAACAATCAAAGAAGCAATTGTCAATTGGTGGTCGGAGTTCACCCTCCAGACAAAGCTTTTAGCGGCTGCTACATTAGTCGTGTCTTTGGTAATGAGTGGTTTGACCTTCTGGGCGATCAATACGATTCAGCTAGATGCACGTCTAAACGACACGCGCTTTGGTCGGGATCTAGGGCTGTTATTGGCTGCCAACGTTGCCCCACTGATTGCCGATCGCAATCTTACAGAAGTGTCACAGTTCTCTCAACGCTTTTACAGCAGCACTTCTAGTGTACGTTACATGCTCTACGCCGATGAAGAGGGGAAAATTTATTTTGGCATTCCCTTTTGGGAACCAGAAGTGGAAACTTCCCTTGCTATCAAACGGCGAATACAGCTACCCGATGATTATGCTGCTGACGCTGATAAACCAATGGTGCGGCAACACAGATCTCCTGACGGGGAAGTTACCGATGTGTTTGTTCCTTTGACGGTAGATGGCAAATACTTAGGCGTGTTGGCGATTGGCATTAACCCCAACCCGGCTGCAGTTATCTCTACAAACTTCACTCGCGATGTCACCATTGCCGTATTTATCTCGATTTGGGTGATGGTGATTTTAGGAGGAGTGATTAATGCTTTAACCATTACCAAGCCCATCAAAGAATTACTCGTAGGGGTCAAACAAATTGCCGCAGGAAATTTTAAGCAGCAAATAGACTTACCACTAGGAGGTGAACTCGGAGAGTTAATTCTCAATTTTAATGAGATGGCAAAACGCTTGGAGCATTACGAGGAACAAAACATTGAAGAACTGACAGCAGAGAAAGCCAAACTCGAAACATTGGTTTCTACAATTGCCGATGGTGCTGTGCTGATTGATAACAATATGCAAGTCATTTTAGTTAACCCAACAGCAAGGCGAATTTTTAACTGGGAAGGTATTGAAGTTGTCGGAGAAAATGTTTTGCGTTACTTACCGCCCTCGGTAGAAATGGAAGTAAAGCGTCCTTTATATGAAATGGCACTTGGTGAATGCGAGAGTGCAGAATTTCGCCTTCTACTGAACCAAACCACGCCAAGAACAATCCGCATTCTTTTAACAACAGTTGTTAACCAGCAACGAGAAAGTATTAAAGGTATTGCAATTACAGTACAAGATATCACTCGTGAAGTAGAATTGAACGAAGCAAAAAGCCAATTTATTAGCAACGTCTCCCACGAATTAAGAACTCCACTATTTAATATAAAATCTTTTATTGAAACATTACACGAATACGGCGAAGACTTAAGCGCGGTAGAACGTCGGGAGTTTTTAGAAACTGTCAATCATGAAACAGACAGGTTGACTCGCTTAGTCAATGATGTTTTGGATTTATCAAAACTTGAATCAGGTCGCAGGTATCATTTAGATGGTGTCGATTTATCACAAGCAATTGAACAAACGCTGCGGACTTATCAATTGAATGCCAAAGATAAAGGCATTGAACTGATTCAGGAAGTTTCTCCGAAGCTGCCATTAGTTGTGGGTAACTACGATCTGTTGCTGCAAGTGCTAGCAAATCTTCTGGGTAACGCACTCAAATTTACGCAAGCAGGTGGAAAAGTCGCAATGCGTGCCTACCAACTCGAACCAAGAACAAATTCAAGCGATCGCCAGACATCTCAAGTTAGAGTAGAAATTTCCGATACTGGCATTGGCATTGCCCCAGAAGATCAAGAAGCTATTTTTGACCGCTTCTTCCGAGTCGAAAATCGAGTGCATACCCTAGAAGGAACTGGTTTGGGTTTATCAATTGTCAGAAACATAATGGAAAAGCATCACAGCAAAGTTTATTTGGTGAGTGAAGTTGGAGTTGGCACTACTTTTTGGTTTGACTTAGCAGTATATGAAGAAGAAGCATCTCAAGTTGGGAAGTTGTCAACCGTAGCTTGA
- a CDS encoding NAD(P)H-quinone oxidoreductase subunit F, producing the protein MTELLIQTTWLIPFYGLLGAILTLPWSTGIIRRTGPRLAAYFNLITTFSAYIHGLFVFSAFWNKPPQELFIHWFKVADLDLSFALEISSVSVGAIELVTGLSLLAQLFALGYLEKDYGLARFFALMGFFEGAMSGLALSNSLLLSYGWLELLTLSTYLLVGFWYAQPLVMTAARDAFLTKRVGDILLLMGVVALSTHAGSTNFPNLYQWAQTTHLPSQTLALLCLALIAGPTGKCAQFPLHLWLDEAMEAPNPASVLRNSLVVSCGAYVLVKLQPILAISPIALTTLVAIGTITAVGSSLVAISQIDIKRALSHSTSAYMGLVFIAVGTGATNFALMIILTHAIAKALLFMSIGCAIATTNTQDLTEMGGLGKTMPITAGAFIIGTTGLIGLFPLSDFEAFSQGIEPWQFNAPWLVSILLLVNALTAFNLTRVFRLVFLGSSQAKTRRAPEVGWQMALPMVILAVTTLSVPFMLQSLALIPSWKAMNISASLLPLLSSVLGCGIGTLIELRRVWLRPIQKTMKFLHEMLAYDFYISEFYRISVVFVVTQLSKFTAWFDRFILDGSVNLLGLVTVLSGQSLKYSISGKSQIYVLTILLGLSFFTIFMTFLRANG; encoded by the coding sequence ATGACAGAACTTCTGATTCAAACGACCTGGCTCATACCGTTCTACGGCTTGCTAGGAGCAATCCTCACCCTGCCATGGTCAACAGGCATTATCCGGCGCACTGGTCCCCGCCTTGCTGCCTACTTCAATCTCATCACGACCTTCAGTGCTTACATTCACGGTTTATTCGTTTTTAGCGCCTTTTGGAACAAACCACCCCAAGAGTTATTCATCCACTGGTTTAAAGTCGCGGATTTAGATCTATCATTTGCCCTAGAAATCTCATCCGTTAGCGTTGGGGCGATAGAACTAGTGACAGGTTTAAGCCTTTTAGCACAGTTATTTGCCCTAGGGTACTTGGAAAAGGACTATGGGCTGGCTCGTTTCTTTGCCCTGATGGGATTTTTTGAAGGAGCAATGAGTGGTTTAGCGCTTTCCAATTCCTTGCTACTATCCTATGGTTGGTTAGAACTGCTCACTCTATCAACATACCTACTCGTAGGGTTTTGGTACGCCCAACCCTTAGTTATGACAGCCGCCCGTGACGCGTTTTTAACCAAACGAGTGGGAGACATTTTGCTATTGATGGGAGTTGTGGCGCTTTCAACTCACGCAGGTAGCACAAACTTTCCCAATTTATATCAATGGGCGCAAACAACACATTTACCATCACAAACACTCGCACTGTTATGTTTGGCACTTATTGCAGGACCGACGGGAAAATGTGCTCAATTCCCCCTCCATTTGTGGTTGGATGAAGCGATGGAAGCCCCCAATCCGGCATCAGTTTTGCGGAACTCCCTGGTAGTTTCCTGTGGTGCCTATGTGTTAGTCAAACTTCAACCAATTTTAGCAATTTCACCGATTGCCCTCACAACTTTAGTTGCAATTGGTACAATTACCGCTGTTGGTTCCTCTCTTGTTGCTATTTCTCAAATCGATATCAAACGCGCTCTTTCTCATTCCACAAGCGCTTATATGGGGCTAGTTTTTATTGCAGTGGGAACGGGAGCAACAAACTTTGCCCTGATGATAATATTAACTCACGCGATCGCCAAGGCTTTGTTATTTATGAGTATTGGTTGTGCGATCGCAACAACTAACACTCAAGACCTTACAGAAATGGGAGGGCTTGGAAAAACCATGCCCATCACAGCTGGTGCTTTCATAATAGGTACAACTGGACTCATTGGATTATTTCCACTGAGTGATTTTGAGGCTTTCTCACAAGGAATTGAGCCATGGCAGTTCAATGCTCCTTGGTTAGTAAGTATCTTGCTTCTTGTAAATGCTTTAACGGCATTTAACCTCACTCGCGTGTTTCGTTTAGTTTTCTTAGGTTCATCTCAAGCCAAAACCCGTCGTGCGCCCGAAGTAGGATGGCAAATGGCATTACCAATGGTTATTTTGGCAGTAACTACCCTATCCGTTCCCTTCATGCTGCAAAGTCTCGCTCTGATACCATCATGGAAAGCTATGAACATCTCAGCAAGTTTGCTGCCACTTCTATCTAGCGTTTTGGGTTGTGGGATTGGAACACTCATTGAACTGCGACGAGTCTGGTTAAGACCGATACAAAAAACCATGAAATTCTTACATGAGATGCTAGCTTATGATTTTTATATCAGCGAGTTTTACCGTATCAGTGTTGTTTTTGTGGTAACACAGTTATCCAAATTTACAGCTTGGTTCGATCGCTTCATTCTAGATGGCTCGGTAAACTTATTGGGATTAGTTACAGTTTTGAGCGGTCAAAGTTTGAAATACAGTATCTCTGGAAAATCTCAAATTTACGTTCTCACAATTTTATTGGGGCTTAGCTTTTTCACTATTTTTATGACATTTTTAAGGGCTAATGGCTAA